From the genome of Rhizobium sp. ZPR4:
CGCAACCAGCGCGGCGCCTTCGCTCTGCCCGGATGCAATAAAGCTCTCAACGACCTGCGCCTGACGGACAGAAATCAGCGGCCCGATATCGGTATCAACGTCAATGCCATGACCGATCCGCAGCGAGCGGGCAAAATCGCCGACTTTGGTGACAAACTCATCGTGGATTTCGCGCGCCACGAACAAGCGCGAGCCGGCGATGCAGATCTGTCCGGAATGGGCAAAGACCGCCATGGCCGCGATCGGCACGGCGCGGTCTATGTCAGCGTCGCGGCACACGATCACCGGCGACTTGCCGCCAAGCTCGAGCGAAACCCGTTTCAGATTGCCGACCGCGGCACGGGCGATCGATTGCCCGGTGACGGTAGACCCCGTAAAGACGATCTTGTTGACGTCGGGATGTTCGGCCAGCCGGGCACCGGCGACCGAGCCCTTGCCGGTGACGATGTTGACCACTCCGTCCGGTACGCCGGCCTCTTGCATGAGTTTGGCGATCAGCAGCGGGGTGAGTGGCGCATCCTCCGAAGGTTTGAGCACCACCGTGCAGCCTGTCGCCAGCGCCGGAGCAATCTTCCAGATCGATGCCGCGGTGGGCGCATTCCAGGGAATAATCGCGCCGACGACCCCGATCGGCTCCCGGCGGGTGAAAGTCACGATCTCGCCGGGAATTGAATTGTCGATCACCTCGCCATGAAGCGCGGTCGCCATGCCGGCATAAAACCGCAGCATTCCGATGACCCGCCGCTTGTTGGCAAGCGTGCGCATGATCGGCATGCCCATGTTCAGCGTGTCGGAAACCGAAAGACGCTCCCAGTTCTCCTCGAACAAGTCCGCGATTTTCAGCAGCAGCGTCTGGCGCTCATAGGGTGAGAACCTCGACCACGGCCCTTCCAGAGCCCGACGCGCCGCGGCAACGGCGCGGTCGACATCGGCGGCGGCGGCGAGCGGAACAGTTGCAAGGACCGCCCCTGTTGCCGGATTATAGGTCTCGCTGACTTCACCGGATTGGGCGGCAACCCATTGGCCGCCGATGAACATCGGCCGGAAGCCGCCGTCGTAAAGCTCAGCCGCCATCTGCTTGGCGTCGAAAGTCAGTGTCATGGCGCGGTCTCCCAGTTTCATTCTGCAGTCGATATTCACTATCAGATCGCCACAACACAAATAAAGAAACCTAAAAAGGCGTTCAGATAATCGGACTGTGAAATCGCTCCGACTTATCCGATGCTGAAGCAAATGGAGGATCTTGATATGCGTCTTAAGGGAAAAGTGGCGATCGTCACCGGTGGCGGATCGGGTTTCGGAGAAGGAATCCTTCGGAAATTCGTAGAGGAAGGTGCGCAGGTCGTTCTCGTCGACCGCGACCTCGCTGCCGCGGAGCGCGTAGCGGCGCAGTACGACGGATCGGTCGTGCCGCTTGCCGGCGATGTCGCCACGCTCGATAGCCTCGTCGCAGCGCGGGATCTGGCACTGGCACGGTTCGGCGGTCTGCATATCCTCGTCAACAATGCCGGCATCGGACAGCCGCCGATGCCGATGGAGGATATGGACGAAGGCCTGTTCGATCGCATCTTCAATGTCAACATCCGCTCGATCTACAATGGGGCGCGGGCGGTGCTGCCGCATTTCAAGGCTGAGCGGCAAGGCGCCATTCTGAACGTCGCCTCCACGGGCGGCGTCTCCCCTCGCCCCAACCTCACCTGGTACAACGCCTCGAAAGGATGGGGCATCGCCGCCACCCGCGCGATGGCCGTGGAACTTGCTCCCTTCGGAATTCGCGTCAACGCGATCAATCCCGTTGCCGGCGACACGCCGCTGCTGTCGACCTTCATCGGCTCCGACAGCGACGAAAGCCGGGCGCGGATCGTCGCCACCATTCCGATGGGACGGCTTTCGACACCTGCAGACATGGGCAACGCCGCCGCTTTTCTGTGCTCGGACGAAGCAAGCATGATCACCGGCGTCGATCTCAATGTCGATGGCGGCAAGTGTATCTGAAGAGGCTGTCATGAAGGATATCTATGAGATTGCCGTGGTTCATGGCGACGGGATCGGTCCGGAGGTCTGCGCGGCGGCGGTCGATGTCGTCAAGGCCGCCCTCGGTAATCGTTCGCCCCTCAATTTCCGGGAATATCCAGCGGGGGCGGAGCATTTCCTCAAAACGGGCGAGAGCTTTCCTGAGCCCACCTTCAACGCCTGCCGAAATGCCGATGCGATCCTGCACGGTGCCGGCGGGATACCGGGTGTGGTCCATCCCGACGGGACGGAGGCAGGGCTGGATTTTACCCTCAGGCTGCGTTTCGAGCTTGATCTTTATGCCAATATCCGGCCGATCCGCCTTTTCGAAGGCGTTGCCTGCCCGCTTGCTGGCGTAAAGGCAGGCGAGATCGATTACATCATCCTGCGCGAGAACAGCGAAGGGCTCTACGCTGCCCGCGGCGCCGGCGTGCAACTGCGTGGCGAACTTGCCGTCGACAGCCTGGTTCAAACCCGCTCCGGTGTCGAGCGGATCGTGCGCAAGGCCTTCGAGCTTGCGCGTCAATCGAATGGCGCGCCCAGGGACGGTGTGAAACGCGTGACCTGCTGCGACAAGGCCAATGTCCTGCGCAGTTACGCTTTCTTTCGGTCGGTGTTCGACCTCGTCGCGCCGGACTATCCCGACATCGAAACGGAATATGTGCTGATCGATGCCATGACCATGCATCTCGTGCTCAAGCCCGGCCATTTCAACGTGATCGTCACCGAAAACATGTTCGGCGACATTATTTCCGATCTCGGCGCGGCGACCATCGGTGGCATGGGGCTGGCGCCCTCGGCCGAACTCGGCGATCGCAACGGCTTCTTCCAGGCAGCGCACGGCTCGGCTCCTGATATCGCCGGCAAGGGCATCGCCAATCCCTATGGAACGGTGCTCTCGGCAGCCGCCATGCTCGACTGGCTAGGGACAAAGCATGCCGATCGGGCGTTGTGCGAGGCCGCGTCCAACATCCGAAACGTCACGAATACGGCTCTGGCTGCGGGCTGCCTCAGCGCCGACCTCCGAGGCAACTGGAAATCGGCCGACATCACTCAGTTTCTATGCGAACGGCTTGCCCGATTGCATTGAACCGCTCCGACACGATAGTGATCGCATCTGTCCTTCGAGTGGCTTAGGCACGGATCGTCGATCGCTCGATATCGGGATCGTCTTCAGGTCGACGGTGCGCCGCAGCTGTTGGGCAGTTTCCTTGATCATGATGAATTGCGGCAACAGAAGCCCATGTCTACTGGCGACATTGAGTTTGCTCTTGCGCTGTCCATGGGATGGTCGCTAAGTCATGCGACCGTGGCTGCGAGCTTTTTGGCGGACGAGCGGCGTCGGCCAAATAGAATTCGAGAATCAAGGGCAATTCAATGACCGGACAACTTTCTCTTCCTCGTGATCGGATCTCAGTCCTTCTATTGGAAGGGATCAGTCAGAGCGCGGTGGACTATTTTGCGTCATCCGGCTACGTCAATCTCACTCATCTGCCGAAGGCCCTCGATGACAAGGATCTCAAAAGTCATATAGCCGAAGCGCATATCATCGGCATTCGGTCGCGCACGCAGCTGACAGAAGAGATTTTCAGCTCTGCCAAGAAGCTGATGGCAGTCGGCTGTTTTTCCGTGGGAACCAATCAGGTCGATCTGGATGCGGCCCGCCGACGCGGGATCCCGGTGTTCAACGCCCCCTATTCGAATACGCGCTCGGTCGCCGAACTCGTCATCGGCGAGATCGTCATGCTGACCAGACGGATTTTCCCGCGTTCGGCTTCCGCTCATGAAGGTGGATGGGACAAATCCGCCGAAGGCAGTCGCGAGATGCGCGGGAAAACGCTTGGTATCGTCGGCTACGGCAACATCGGCTCGCAGCTCAGCGTTCTTGCGGAAAGCATGGGCATGAACGTTCGCTATTTTGATCCATCAGACAAGCTTCGCCACGGCAATTCAGAATCCATGGCGTCGCTCGGTGAACTGCTGGAAATCTCAGATTTCGTGACGATGCATGTTCCCGAAACCAGCTCGACGCAAAACATGATAACCGAGGCCGAGCTGCGCAGAATGAAAAAGGGAGCCTTTTTCATCAACAATTCCCGCGGGACGGTGGTCGATCTCGACGCGCTTGCGAAGGTTTTGAAAGAGGGGCATCTCGCAGGCGCGGCAGTCGACGTGTTCCCCAAGGAACCGGCATCGAACAAGGAACGCTTCGAAACGCCGCTGCAAGGTTTGGACAATGTGATCCTCACTCCGCATATTGGCGGGTCGACCGAAGAAGCCCAGGAACGTATCGGAAGGGAAGTTTCCAGGAAGCTTGTGGAATATTCCGATGTCGGGTCGACGCTGGGCGCGGTCAATTTCCCCCAAGTTCAATTGCCGCCGCGTCCAAACGGCACGCGTTTCATCCATGTTCACGAAAATCGCCCTGGTATCCTGAACAGTCTCAATACGATCTTTTCATCGCGCGGACTGAATATCGTCGGCGAGTTCCTGCAGACACACGGCGAAACGGGCTACGTGGTTATTGAAGTCGAAGGCGTTGGCCAAACGGCGAACGAGATACTTGACACCCTTCGCCAGATCCCGGGAACGATACGAGCTCGATTGGTTTACTGACGGACATTGCCCCAGACCTGCCCCGTCCCGGTGGATTTCCGCCACCGGCATGAGGTTCACTGTTGCCCGGTCTTAGCGCAGGATTTTCAACTGTTCTTGTCCTACCTCCTCTCTGGGCGAGATCCGGCGGCTTTTGGTAAGCCACTTGGAAAATCCATCGAGATAGAGGTAGACAACGGGCGTGGTGAGCAAGGTTAGCGCCTGACTGACGGCCAGACCGCCGAACATTGCAAAGCCCAAAGGCTGGCGAAGTTCCGATCCTGTCCCATGACCAAGCATCAGCGGCACCGCCCCCAACATGGTTGCCATGGTGGTCATCATGATCGGCCGGAACCGGATCAATGCCGCTTTGCGTATCGCCTGCTCGCTCGTCAATCCCTCGCTGCGTTCTCCCTCGATGGCGAAATCGACCATCATGATGCCGTTCTTCTTGACGATGCCGATGAGAAGGATGACGGCGATCAATGCGATCAGACTGAAATCGTAGCCGAGCAGCATCAGCGTTGCCAGCGCCCCGACACCGGCCGATGGTAAGGTGGACAGGATGGTCAGGGGGTGAATATAGCTCTCGTACAAGACGCCGAGGATCAGATAGACCACGACGAGCGCGCCGACCAGCAAGAGCGGGATGGAGCCCAGCGACTGCTGGAATGCCTGGGCGGTGCCTTCGAAGCTGGTGTTGATCGATGCCGGCAGGTTCATCTGATGCAGAGCTGCATTGATCCTGTCCGTGGCGACGCCGATGGATGTGCCTGCCGCAAGGTTGAAGCTGATGGTAACGGAGGGGAACTGGCTTTCATGACTGATCTGGAGCGGCTGCACCGGTACGGTGGTCCAGTGCGCCAGCACGGAGAGCGGGACATCAGGGCCACTTGCAGATTTCACATACAGCTTATCCAGCGTGCTCACCTCGCTCTGCAGGTTCGGCAGCACCTCCATGATGACGTCATAACTCGACAGCTGGGTGAAATATTGCGCTATCTGACGCTGGCCGAAGGCGTCGTCCAGCGTGTTGTCGATCGCTTCCGGCTGAATGCCGTAACGCTGTGCCTGGGCGCGATCGATGGTCAGCGTGAGGGTTGAGCCGTTCGTCTGCTGGTCTGACGCGACGCCTTCGAGGCCGGGCAGTGTCTGCATCTTGGCGAGCACCTTCGGCGACCAGCTGTTGAGGGCGTCGATGTCGGCGCTGGTCAAGCTCATCTGGTACTGCGTGCGCGATGCGCGAGCGCCGACGCGCACGTCCTGCGCCGCCTGGAGGAAGAGGCGCGCGCCCTCGACTTTCTCCAGCTTTGGCTGCAGGCGCCGGATGATCTGGTCAGCACTCGCCTGACGCTGGTCGCGCGGCTTCAGGGTGATGAAAACCCGGCCCGTGTTCAAGGGATTGCCGACGCCGCCGACGGCCATGGCGACGCTCGCCACATCCGGATCCGCTTGAACGATGGTTCCGAGCTGCCGCTGACGGTCGAGCATCTTGGTGAAGGAAATGTCTTGTGCCGCTTCGGATTGTCCGGTGATCAGCCCTGTATCCTGCTGCGGAAAGAACCCCTTGGGTATCCAGATGAAGAGCAGCACGGAAAGGGCCAGCGATGCGAAGAAGACAGCAAGTGTAATCAGGCGGAACTTGAGCGCGAGATCGAGTGCCCATTCATAGCCATTCGTCATGGCATCAAACCCGCGTTCGCTGAGGGCGTAAAGTCTGCCGTGACGGGCTTCTTCGTTGTTTCGCAGGAAGCGTGATGCCAGCATCGGTATCAATGTCAGCGACACGAAGGCCGATACGGCAATGGTCATTGCGAGCGTTAGTGAAAACTCCCGGAACAATCGTCCGATGATGCCGCTCATCAATAAGAGCGGCAATAGAACGGCGACGAGTGAGAGGCTGATCGACAGGATCGTGAAGCCGATCTCGCCGGCACCAGCCATGGCCGCTTCGAAGCCGTCCATTCCCTCATCGATATGACGCTGGATGTTTTCCAAGACAACGATGGCGTCGTCGACCACAAAGCCGACCGCAATGGTGAGTGCCATCAATGAGAGATTGTCGAGCGTGAAGCCGGCAATCCACATCATCGCGCAGGCACCGAATAAGGCAAGCGGCACAGTCAGGCTTGGGATGAGCGTAGCCCGAACACTGCGCAGGAACACGAAGATGACGGCGACAACCAGCAGCACGGTGATCAGAAGCGTCGTGCGCACGTCGCTGACCGCGGCCCGGATTGTCTGCGTTCGATCGCTGAGGACGCCGATCTTGATACCGGGCTGCATCGACGCGGTCAGGCGCGGCAATTCAGCCGTGATACTGTCGACCGTCTGAATGACGTTTGCGCCCGGCTGCTTGAAGATGATCAGGAAGATGCCGCGCTTGCCATTGGCCCAGGCAGCCTGCTTGCTGTCCTGCGCCGCGGTGACAGCCTGGCCGATGTCGCGGATATAGAGCGGCGAACCGTTCTGATAGGTGATGATGACGTCGTTCCATTTCGATGCGTCGATAAGCTGGCCGTTGGTGTAGATGGTATAGCTTCGCGACGGGCCGTCGATATTGCCGGTGGGATTGTTTTCGGTAACGCCGTTCAGCTGCGTTCGCACGTCCTCCAGCGTCAAGCCCCTGACCGCCATCTTGCTCGGGTCCAGCTGCACGCGGATGGCCGGCTTTTGCTGTCCGCCATAAAGCACTTGCGCCACGCCGGGAAGCTGGCTGATCTGCTGGCCGAGCTTCGTTTCGACCTCGTTGTCGACCGTGGTCAGCGGCAGGGTGTCCGATGTCGCGGAGAGGAGAAGGATTGGCGAATCGGCGGGATTGACCTTGCGATAGGTCGGCGGGCTGGGCAGGTTGGTCGGGAGCTGGCCGCTGGCGGAATTGATGGCAGCCTGCACATCGTTGGCGGCGCCGTCGATATCTCGATCCAGATCGAACTGCAGGGTGATTTGCGTCGAACCAAGCGAGTTCAGCGACGTCATCTCGCTAACACCGGCGATCGAGGCGAAGGCGGTTTCGAGTGGCTGCGCGACCGACGAAGCCATGATGGTCGGGCTTGCCCCGGGCAACTGCACGGAAACCTGAATGGTCGGAAAATCCACTTGCGGCAGCGGCGCAACGGGCAGCAGCGGGTATGCCACTATGCCGACAAGCAGGATTCCCGCCATGATGAGCGAGGTGGCAATCGGATGTTTGATGAATGGCGACGACAGGCCACGAGACTGAGCCATGCGAGCTTCTCACTCTTGTAATTCAGTTGCACCGGAAACAGCGATTGTCAGGTCTTACTGGGCAGCCATTCTTGTCGCGGGCGGTGCGTCCGTGGCGATCTGCTGCTTGGCGTCGGCGACAAGGCTGCCGGGTTGCACACGATAGGAGCCATCGGTCACCACCATCTCGCCGGGCCTCACGCCATCACTCACCACGACATTGCCGTTGCCGGTCTCGGAGACCTTTATCGGGCGAACCTGTGCCTTGCGATCCGGCCCGACAATATAGGCGAACAGGCCATCGGGGCCGTGCTGCACGGCGTCGAGCGGAATCTGCACCACATTCTTCAGCGTCGAAATGGCCAGTTTGACCGTTACCGACTGTCCCGGCCAAAGCCCGTTGTCCGCATTCGCAAACGTCGCCTTGAGATTGATTGTGCCGGTTGCGACATTGATCTGGTTGTCGATGTACGAAAGCGTGCCTTGTGAGAGTACGGTCTTCCCATCCTCGCTAGTCACCTCTACCGGCACGTCGCCCGAAGCGAGCGCCTTGCTGACCGCCTGCAGTTGATCTTGCGGGGCCGGGAAGACCACGCTGATCGGCTGGACCTGCTCTATGGTGACGATACCGGTCGTATCGGTAGGCTGTACGAGGTTCCCCACGTCGATCAGGCTGAACCCCGCCCGTCCCGAGAATGGCGCAGAGATCCGGCAATAGGCCAGATTGACGCTGGCAGACTGGACAGCGGCTTCGTCCGCCTGCACCGTTCCCTGATCCTGAGCGACCAGTGCCACTTGGTCGTCCAACGTTACCTGCGGAGCTGTGTGCTGCGCGACCAGCTTGCTATCGCGATCGAGATCCACCTGAGCGCCTTTGTGCAGGGCCCGGTCATGCGCCAGTTGGCCTTTTGCCTGCGCGAGTGCGGCCTCATAGGTTTGCGTGTCGATCTCCACGAGCGGATCGCCCTTGCTCACCATATGCCCTTGCGTGAAATCGACCTTGGCTATGCGGCCGGTGATCTGCGAATGGACGGTGACGGTGTTTAGCGCCTGAACCGTTCCAAGCTCGTTCAGATTGACGAGGAAATCGTCCGATCGAGCGGGAGCAAGGGTGACCGGGACGCCAGGGGCCTGTGGCGGCTTTGCGCCATCTTTGACCACGGAGTGGTCAAGCCCGGTCAGCTCACGTTCCACATAGGTTCTCTCTATCCATCCCGTACTGATTGCTCCGATGATAAGAACGCAGACTATCAACGCTTTTGGGCTCTTGAGCCGAGAAGAACGCTGCAATTCGGCCATGTTCATCATTCCCTGAACGCGGCGACCGGGATTGGACGTCGTCAGGCAGCAAAAAACGCCGCGTGATGGCGAATGTTTGGCCATTGGACTGCACTATTGCGTGATCGCCAAGTGAGCAAAGCTTGGCAAAGCCAAGATCGGCCCCGAGTTTTTCCTCAATAATTCAGCTGGTCTGCCGATCAGGCGGTACGTCGATCAGCCGCGATCTGGCTGGCGCCAATGCTGGCAAGCGCGACGCTGAACAGGGTCGGGTTGGTGGCGGTCATCGTGGGAATGACACCATTGCCGGCGACGTAGAGGTTGTCGAAGCCCCAGACCTTGGAGTTCCTGTCACAAACGCTGGTGCCGTCGTCGCGTTCGCCCATGCGGATCGTGCCCTGGTAATGCAGCGACGAACCGACGGGCTGCACGAAGGTAGCGAAACCCGGAGCCGGGCGACCGATGATGGCGGAAATACGCTGGGCATGGCCCTTGGCCGCTTCGAGGCGCGCCTTGTCGCCTTCCGACTGACGCCACTGGATGGAGATGGCCGGCAGGCCGAGCCAGTCGCGACGATCGTCGTCGAAGATAACGCGGTTGTCAGCGCTAAGATCCGAGGGCACGAAAACGCCCATGCCGATCGGCTGGCCGCTCATATCGCTGGCATGTGGCATCGAGTGCAGGCTGGCTGGGGCGATAGTGACGGAATAGGGGAAATCCTTGGTGGCCGGAATCCAGCTCATCGCTGTCATCGGCACATCGGTCTGCATCTCCGTGATCTGCGAGACGATATAGTGATCGTTGATATAGCGGCCGAGCGCTTCGGGGCGGATGCCGGAGGCGTAGAGCAGCTGCGGGGAGTGCAGAGAGTCACACGCAACGACAACCGTGCCGGCGCTGACGATAAAGGTCTCTTGCGAGCCGGCGCGGGCAAGTTCGACACCCGTGACCCGGCCATTTTCATGGATCACGCGGCGGCAGGTGGTTTCAGAGAGAATATGAAAGCTATCCTCCGGCTCGTCGACGAGATCGCCGAGAACGACGTCGGTGCCGTGATAGCGCAGGCCATCGGGGCCTGGCGTCGCCGCGAGCGGCATGGGCTGAACGAAGCGATCGGGCGTCCGGCCAGGATCGAAGACCTCGCCCAGGCGCTCGCGCATGGCGATGGCTGCAACATCGCCGGCGCGTGGGTCCTTGTTGGTCCCGAGCAGTTTTGCCGACACGGCCAAAGCCTTATGCATCTCGTCGGTAGGGATGAAGGGCACCAGCTCGATCTCTGATGGGACCGGCGTGCCGGTCGACCATTTGGTGCCCATGCCGCCGACATTGGCGGCCGAGAAGCCGGCAAAAAGGTTTTCATCCTGGGCATCGGCATCGTTGGCGATGAAAAGGCCCGAGCGGCGCAGCAACGAATGATCGAAGCCACCGGCACGCCGGGCCTCCCATTCTTCCTTGTTGATCGGCATACGCGGGCTGCGGTCGCCACCCTGGGCACACACTTCGAAGGCCGCACGTTCATCGAGATCGGCGATATTGTCGAGATGTGCGCCCTTTTGCGGCAGGATCTGCGGGCCGGCTTCCACCATCAGAATGCGCGCTTCCGGCCAGTTATTCCTGATGACCCGTGCATAGGCCGAACCGGTCGGACCACTTCCGATGATGACGACGTCGGCAGACTGACCAGACATTCCTGCTATTCCCTATTGTTAAATCAATTTGATATCAAACAAAGATGTATTCTAGCCGATGTCAATCGGGATTGTTAAGTTACCGAACAAAGTTTTGGTGACAGCGCTCAAGGAGATGCCGCGATGAAGATAGGTCTGAGTTCATACAGTTTCCGTCCGTTGATGCAGAGCGGCGCCATGCAGATCGAGGATGCTTTTGCGTGGGTGGGCAAACATGGCGGCGATCATGTCGAACTGGCAACGCTCTCCGTCGCACCCGAAGGACAGGATCTTCAATATGAACTCGCCAATGACGCGGAGATGCTGGAGCGCCTGAAGGGCGCATCCCAGAAAAGCGGCGTGCCGCTTTCCGGCCTCTGCACATCAGGCAATTTCATCGACGACGGCGAGCGAGCATTCCAGCTTGGCCGACTGAAGCGCTATGTCGAGCTTTGCGACAAGCTTGGCGTCCGCTTCCTGCGCCACGATGTCGTGCCTTGGTCGCTCCGCGCAACGGAGCCCGGCCAGTTCGAAGCAGCATTCCCGGCGATCGCCGACGCCACGCATGAGCTTGCCGCGCATGCCGGGCGCTATGGCGTGACCACCAGTGTCGAGGATCACGGATTCTTCATGAATTCCAGCGAGCGGATCAGGCGGCTTCTGCATGCCGTCAATCTGCCGAGCTTCAAGCTGACCGTCGATATCGGCAACTTCCTCTGCGTCGACGAGAACCCGCTGACAGGAACGCGTGCATGCCTTTCCCAGGCAAGTTTCGTCCACTTGAAGGATTTTTACGTGCGCCAGACCGCGCCTGGCGCGGATTGGCTGCGGACGGTCGGCGGCCAGGCAATCCGCGGCTCCGTCTTCGGCTATGGCGACCTCCCCGTCAAATCGATCGTGGAGGACATCGTCGCCTCAGGCTATGACGGCTTTGTCTCGCTCGAATATGAAGGCAACGAGCCGACGCAATACGGTTGCGAAACCGGCTTGAAGAATGCGAAGGCGATGTTTGCGGCCGCTGGCCGCTGAACCTTGCCGTTCTGCAATCAAAAGACTAGAGCGCGGCGATCCGGTCGACGCGCCTTTTGAGATCGGCGAGGCGTTTGCGGTCGCCTCCCGGCACCTCGATCGAGGCCCAGCCGGAATAGCCGACATCGGACAGCGCCTTGTTGACGGCGGCCCAATCGCAGTCGCCATCGCCCAGCTCGACATTAAAGCCCTTCCACGGGCCTTCGCTGTTCATCTTTTCGAGACTGTATTCCTTGATGTCGATCTTCAGGATGCGCTTGCCGAGCGCCTCGATCCAATCCGTCGGCCGACCATAGCGCAGAACATTGCCGACATCGAAATACCAGCCGAGCTTCGGATGGTTGAAGCGATCGACGAAATCGGCCGCCTCCAGCGGGCTCAGCAGGAAGTCGTTCCACACATTTTCGAGCGCAATCGACACGCCGCTTTCTTCCGCGGCAGGCAGGATTTTTGCGATTTCCTCGCCAGCTCTCGCATAAGCGGCCTTGTAACTGGTGCCCGCATTGACGACGCCAGGCACAAGCAGCACCGTCGTGGCGCCATAGAGCTTTGCATCGTGAAGCGCCTTGACCATCGAATCGACACAGG
Proteins encoded in this window:
- a CDS encoding GMC oxidoreductase; the encoded protein is MSGQSADVVIIGSGPTGSAYARVIRNNWPEARILMVEAGPQILPQKGAHLDNIADLDERAAFEVCAQGGDRSPRMPINKEEWEARRAGGFDHSLLRRSGLFIANDADAQDENLFAGFSAANVGGMGTKWSTGTPVPSEIELVPFIPTDEMHKALAVSAKLLGTNKDPRAGDVAAIAMRERLGEVFDPGRTPDRFVQPMPLAATPGPDGLRYHGTDVVLGDLVDEPEDSFHILSETTCRRVIHENGRVTGVELARAGSQETFIVSAGTVVVACDSLHSPQLLYASGIRPEALGRYINDHYIVSQITEMQTDVPMTAMSWIPATKDFPYSVTIAPASLHSMPHASDMSGQPIGMGVFVPSDLSADNRVIFDDDRRDWLGLPAISIQWRQSEGDKARLEAAKGHAQRISAIIGRPAPGFATFVQPVGSSLHYQGTIRMGERDDGTSVCDRNSKVWGFDNLYVAGNGVIPTMTATNPTLFSVALASIGASQIAADRRTA
- a CDS encoding sugar phosphate isomerase/epimerase family protein, translated to MTESANNSSSPASARPLAKISLKWGMVEEPSLSILEKFQLLRDLGYDGVELDSPNDLPLDEVLSAHDKTGLDIPGLVNAVHWKRPLTDPDPVARQACVDSMVKALHDAKLYGATTVLLVPGVVNAGTSYKAAYARAGEEIAKILPAAEESGVSIALENVWNDFLLSPLEAADFVDRFNHPKLGWYFDVGNVLRYGRPTDWIEALGKRILKIDIKEYSLEKMNSEGPWKGFNVELGDGDCDWAAVNKALSDVGYSGWASIEVPGGDRKRLADLKRRVDRIAAL
- a CDS encoding sugar phosphate isomerase/epimerase family protein; this encodes MKIGLSSYSFRPLMQSGAMQIEDAFAWVGKHGGDHVELATLSVAPEGQDLQYELANDAEMLERLKGASQKSGVPLSGLCTSGNFIDDGERAFQLGRLKRYVELCDKLGVRFLRHDVVPWSLRATEPGQFEAAFPAIADATHELAAHAGRYGVTTSVEDHGFFMNSSERIRRLLHAVNLPSFKLTVDIGNFLCVDENPLTGTRACLSQASFVHLKDFYVRQTAPGADWLRTVGGQAIRGSVFGYGDLPVKSIVEDIVASGYDGFVSLEYEGNEPTQYGCETGLKNAKAMFAAAGR